A genomic region of Venturia canescens isolate UGA chromosome 9, ASM1945775v1, whole genome shotgun sequence contains the following coding sequences:
- the LOC122416322 gene encoding dolichyl-diphosphooligosaccharide--protein glycosyltransferase subunit 1, translated as MWGFVRCSCLLMAFLLQIHVSYGTLVSEDISLKNVDRTIDLQSQLAKITTKMVIENSGKTPIRSVLFAVEESKKDVLSWISAHTRDASRGELKVKLRKVDKPGVFYEVELRDALQPGRTTAVEVETVMTHDLEPYPHQITQKDKQLVRYRGNLYLYSPYTVNKQTTVVNLPSRSIESYTRVKPVSQNDATLMYGPYDKKLPLTEQELTVHFENNNKFLTVKRLERVIEVSHWGNIAVEETLNVVHTGALLKGSFSRYEYSRSSKVGQPSVHSFDTVLPAAASDIYYRDEIGNISTSHTRVKKDSVEVNLRPRFPLFGGWKTHYILGYNVPSYEYLYHNNDEFVLEMRLLDHVFDDMVVDELILRVILPESARDVELVLPYPATRLPDSYHYAYLDVAGRPVISITKKNLVENHISNFQLKYHFSRILMLQEPLLIAIALYLLFLTVIVYVRMDFSIDKDEASESKLRIAGVCEKILAAQDRRVTSYNELDDQLAYLKANKDANAFLTAVKSINAEYKNATNSVNEFATKLKSDSPDVYDKVQELQKYDRNLKELYNQQQNLYVEKLVPGKIGRPEFVYAEAAIAKKKEECVEKINSIVKSLQ; from the coding sequence ATGTGGGGTTTTGTGAGATGTTCGTGTTTGTTGATGGCGTTTTTGCTTCAAATTCACGTGAGTTATGGTACCCTCGTGTCAGAAGACAtatctttgaaaaatgtcgatcGTACGATCGACCTCCAGTCCCAATTGGCGAAAATAACGACTAAAATGGTGATCGAAAATAGTGGGAAAACGCCTATAAGAAGCGTTCTCTTTGCCGTGGAAGAAAGCAAGAAGGACGTGTTGAGCTGGATATCTGCACATACGAGGGATGCTTCGCGAGGTGAATTAAAGGTGAAGCTCCGTAAAGTCGACAAGCCCGGAGTATTCTATGAAGTTGAATTGCGGGATGCTTTGCAACCAGGACGCACAACTGCTGTCGAAGTAGAGACTGTAATGACGCATGACCTCGAGCCATACCCCCATCAAATTACACAAAAGGACAAACAGTTGGTTCGCTACAGAGGCAATCTTTATCTGTATTCCCCGTATACTGTCAACAAACAAACGACTGTTGTTAATTTACCATCGAGAAGCATAGAAAGTTATACTCGAGTCAAGCCAGTCAGCCAAAATGATGCGACGTTGATGTATGGCCCGTACGACAAGAAACTACCGCTAACAGAACAAGAGTTGACAGTTCACTTTGAGAACAACAACAAATTCTTGACGGTGAAAAGGTTGGAGCGAGTTATCGAGGTTTCTCACTGGGGAAATATTGCCGTTGAAGAAACTCTCAATGTCGTTCATACAGGAGCTCTTCTGAAAGGCTCATTCTCCAGATATGAGTACTCCAGGTCTTCTAAGGTTGGCCAACCCAGCGTACACAGTTTTGACACTGTCCTACCAGCAGCTGCTTCCGATATTTACTATCGTGATGAAATTGGTAATATTTCCACATCGCACACAAGGGTAAAGAAGGATTCTGTTGAGGTTAACCTCAGACCCAGGTTTCCCTTATTTGGTGGCTGGAAAACTCACTATATCCTTGGATACAATGTTCCCAGCTACGAATATCTGTATCATAACAATGACGAGTTTGTTCTGGAAATGAGGCTTCTGGATCACGTGTTCGACGACATGGTTGTTGATGAGCTAATTCTCAGAGTTATTCTGCCTGAAAGTGCACGTGATGTAGAGCTTGTTCTGCCCTATCCGGCAACTCGGCTCCCCGACTCCTATCACTACGCTTATCTCGATGTTGCTGGTCGTCCTGTAATCTcaataacaaagaaaaatcttgTCGAAAATCACATAAGCAATTTCCAACTTAAATATCATTTCTCAAGGATTCTCATGCTTCAAGAACCACTACTTATCGCCATCGCTCTTTACTTGCTCTTCCTCACGGTCATCGTTTACGTGCGCATGGATTTCTCTATCGACAAGGATGAAGCTTCCGAAAGCAAATTGAGAATCGCTGGAGTTTGCGAAAAAATCCTTGCTGCCCAAGATCGCCGAGTCACCTCTTACAACGAGCTCGATGATCAACTTGCTTATCTCAAAGCCAATAAAGACGCCAATGCTTTCCTCACTGCTGTCAAGAGCATCAACGCCGAATACAAAAACGCTACTAATTCCGTGAACGAATTCGCTACTAAATTGAAATCCGATTCGCCCGATGTTTACGACAAAGTTCAGGAGCTTCAAAAGTACGATAGAAATCTTAAGGAACTTTACAATCAACAGCAAAATCTCTACGTCGAAAAGCTCGTGCCTGGCAAAATCGGTAGACCGGAATTCGTATACGCCGAAGCCGCCATCGCCAAGAAGAAGGAAGAAtgtgttgaaaaaatcaattctatCGTTAAATCGCTACAATAA
- the LOC122416315 gene encoding uncharacterized protein, with protein MNISIFLVIFGLWAARAQENSLANVPKSLLECYNNTYLLNRNNKLPQNVPALLAILRKIEDTPGLNMDLRALSVALLHRFRQDGIIENPWVPQQEGVTPYAPNGYQFYRQAETLKLIPGNAMSFPNESITSVERCSLHSMLSSSIDIMERGDEPVTCRTESLPYRRLRNVRRRSPSQSRGLDEDVETLTAEEIETMSNKDETKDSGVDPNSWYPPLPPNHPNSARLSTLPPKSKCPVENGVLKSNWGAIAGGSVLAGIAAGLEPQNVTLAMLLREEWQSHNLVSNTILENKWIATVAGDLAEVALRQGPLADGKLTLGVDGHWNSTYLPRWYFLNSNEDLFYTAAEIRGDLDGLILAYEISKWYSLVPSLRLSQIIDMYYSDRGVFGSSIKACNRRNTFLSIVPNATITSQAFRSALVLSSGVAKVTIDPATIEKFAVQASEKLFSFLPGMKDVNCEGNDTVKQFNRVSTNLTIFLDPNWPFTTIQPLLAALLEGLEVSKYDSEFTIMSAANGSVMINNTDSILDFYEFNETRYSAYRGKFDLSKTFDVIKSMQASQLDDEQRRSIGGGSSEVILIVPYTSTVTDENKEYCKEQLKIMYEDIPDATLMFLTSGSRDSWSDLVRDPNDIVYVGTVSTAQDVSAPINSLLTSIKRVPQRLVNSQCGSTYSPSGSSGSFDDYLDPSGIKFYRLHPNYFYRNDPEVYATVKVTGSSSTSLIVCTSRDPLAMDVQSSDCKTVNSDTQSVTFGCGDAGFIHKCNSVYLSIMANPSNISAFQCLDQRYCRYPDVQKFTISYDNLLCANAANSIIISPIIFVLFIISSYL; from the exons AtgaatatttctatttttttggtAATCTTCGGTCTGTGGG CCGCTAGAGCTCAAGAAAACTCGTTGGCCAACGTGCCAAAATCACTCCTCGAATGTTATAACAACACATACTTGCTTAATCGGAACAACAAATTGCCACAAAATGTGCCAGCGCTCCTCGCGATTCTGCGGAAAATTGAAGACACTCCTGGGCTTAATATGGATTTGAGAGCTTTGTCAGTTGCACTGTTACACag ATTTCGACAGGACGGGATAATAGAAAATCCATGGGTACCTCAGCAAGAAGGGGTTACGCCTTACGCTCCAAATGGATATCAGTTTTATCGGCAAGCCGAAACGTTAAAACTGATACCAGGAAATGCTATGAGTTTCCCAAACGAGAGTATCACTAGCGTCGAGCGT TGCTCCTTGCATTCGATGCTCTCGTCGAGCATCGATATCATGGAACGCGGGGACGAACCCGTTACGTGTCGCACTGAGAGTTTACCCTACAGACGTTTGAGAAACGTGAGAAGAAGATCACCGTCGCAATCAAGAGGGTTGGACGAGGATGTTGAAACGCTCACTGCCGAGGAaat AGAAACTATGAGCAACAAAGACGAAACGAAGGACTCGGGCGTCGACCCGAATTCGTGGTATCCGCCGTTGCCACCGAATCATCCGAACAGTGCGAGGCTTTCGACGCTTCCGCCCAAAAGCAAATGTCCCGTTGAAAACGGCGTGCTGAAAAGCAACTGGGGGGCCATCGCCGGTGGCTCCGTTCTCGCTGGTATCGCCGCTGGTCTCGAGCCTCAAAACGTTACACTGGCCATGCTCCTCCGGGAAGAATGGCAATCGCATAATTTAGTCTCGAACACCATCCTCGAGAACAAATGGATCGCCACCGTCGCTG GTGACCTCGCGGAAGTGGCGCTTCGGCAAGGTCCTTTGGCCGATGGGAAACTGACTTTGGGAGTCGACGGTCATTGGAACTCGACGTATCTGCCACGTTGGTACTTTTTGAATTCGAACGAAGATTTGTTCTACACGGCGGCTGAGATTCGAGGCGACCTTGACGGATTGATCTTGGCCTACGAGATTTCCAAGTGGTACTCGCTGGTACCGAGTTTGAGGTTGTCCCAGATAATCGACATGTACTACAGCGACCGAGGAGTATTCGGCAGTTCGATAAAGGCCTGCAATAGAAGAAACACGTTTTTATCAATTGTGCCGAATGCCACTATCACCTCACAA gCTTTCAGATCGGCGCTAGTACTGAGTTCTGGAGTAGCTAAAGTGACCATCGATCCGGCAACGATCGAGAAATTTGCGGTTCAAGCCtccgaaaaattattttcatttttac CTGGGATGAAAGACGTCAATTGTGAAGGTAACGACACCGTAAAACAATTCAACCGAGTATCAACGAATCTTACGATTTTCCTCGACCCCAATTGGCCTTTCACCACGATCCAACCCCTTCTTGC AGCTCTGTTGGAGGGTCTCGAGGTAAGCAAGTACGACAGTGAATTCACAATCATGAGTGCAGCTAATGGATCAGTGATGATTAACAATACCGACAGCATATTGGATTTCTATGAATTCAATGAGACTCGGTACTCAGCCT ATaggggaaaattcgatttgtcGAAAACATTCGACGTGATTAAATCGATGCAGGCATCGCAGCTCGATGACGAACAAAGACGTAGTATCGGCGGTGGGAGCTCTGAGGTGATATTAATCGTGCCCTACACGTCAACCGTCAccgatgaaaataaagaatacTGCAAGGAACAATTGAAGATCATGTACGAGGATATTCCCG ACGCGACGCTGATGTTCCTTACTTCCGGAAGTAGGGACAGTTGGTCCGACCTCGTCAGGGATCCGAACGACATCGTTTATGTCGGCACCGTCTCGACTGCGCAAGACGTTTCAGCACCGATAAATTCTCTTCTGACCAGCATCAAACGAG TTCCTCAGAGGCTCGTCAATTCACAATGCGGCTCGACTTATTCGCCGTCGGGAtcttcgggctcattcgacgaTTACTTGGATCCGTCAGGAATCAAATTCTACCGACTTCATCCTAATTATTTCTATAGGAACGACCCCGAAGTCTACGCCACCGTAAAA GTCACAGGATCAAGCTCGACAAGTTTGATAGTTTGCACATCACGTGATCCTCTCGCAATGGACGTACAATCTTCTGACTGTAAAACCGTCAACAGCGACACTCAAAGCGTAACGTTCGGTTGCGGTGACGCGGGTTTCATTCACAAATGTAACTCGGTGTATTTGTCCATTATGGCTAACCCTTCGAACATCTCTGCTTTTCAGTGCCTGG atCAACGTTACTGCCGGTATCCGGACGTGCAGAAGTTCACGATCTCGtacgataatcttttgtgcgCCAACGCTGCCAACTCCATCATAATTTCACCCATCATTTTTgtacttttcattatttcctctTATTTGTAG
- the LOC122416316 gene encoding ATP-dependent RNA helicase DHX30-like — MLSCSAIISRTGHFNTGNSLVIASKAMNIRRQISNISRNKFLGPRLWDLPIKQIGQVHNIHTTVLTCRVILKSVDFFHSKTLCVRNINAYLKAQCSTCTTNVKEPVTTPQISEDDFGPQAFKKKTEFKAEKIFEDEPDEHSFGGHRHHLRKEHEIKISEIEGLYPNPKDKCNSIFMSVGGQLKTDKPLDVEFEATKRGMWTCHYQLKWPQKMTISAVAKSKNGAGKLAALKCLQWLHNNGKMKNGHPIVYESKVVHEMLRKATALEIEPEMLKNMQKVLARYDSDIKHLIDNSNSHNIADIKDISIAEDIRDPVGRSFPESWQPANMLHRNDTLRNRLLDRPQRQSHELPISEYRNQIIEEIQNSRVLLIKGDTGCGKTTQVPQYIMEFFESQSKATDCNMIVAQPRRISAISLAERIASERAERVGDVVGYQVRLKQILPSTPGGILFCTTGILLRKMQQNPNLEGVSHVILDEAHERTINTDMLLVLLKRALQNNPKLKVVVMSATINADLFQQFFDCNVVEVPGRTFPVKMNFLEDVENLGIRSSHQWIGEQEFPDRPLVDAQMIGQLVCWITKKKPPGAILVFLPGWGEIVKVKKYLEEHSTRNSQRIIIPVHSRMSYQDQQKIFGHPPEGWRKIVLATDIAETGITVTDVVYVVDSATQKAMKYHEKKGISSVETQYASQANIQQRKGRAGRVQPGESYHLITRSHFDTLPVDPLPEVLRSSLEKTVLDCKTYSNEKAETFLGSMPQPPTLSAVRQAIKDLRELGALDDKENLTALGKRIALFTLHPKLSKALVYSSIFNCVSPMVTIVSAMSADSEIFAGTLHDKVAIRRTKQKYHPASDHLSLRWIYSQWESHSQRGREAATHFCKRTNLFPDRMFTLSKVRDLHADGLVQCRMLNSLEVYDDTGETVNEFADLDELVRAVLLAGLDQFLHHRDFDIRKQKIKKGTSSFTMEDGNRATLTPESVNFKRETWPSPFLTYVRRQHSEERRTTLIRETSIVSPITVLLFNQAHVQGHLRSGERDSENSMLDLTITGRKNFRLTCSREVAATLLQFRDAMWSIVRYLIERQGLVENGPGTNLHSVENFKEYMLQVLVQILSDAAEPIDSPDKSTSQSTSKYSLRDDEESD, encoded by the exons ATGCTTAGCTGCAGTGCAATTATTAGCCGAACGGGCCATTTCAATACAGG CAATAGTTTAGTCATCGCCAGCAAAGCAATGAATATCCGCAGACAAATATCGAATATTTCAAGGAACAAATTCCTAGGACCTCGATTATGGGATTTGCCAATAAAACAGATTGGTCAAGTTCATAACATTCATACTACAGTTTTGACATGTCGTGTTATTCTCAAGTCTGTTGACTTTTTCCATTCAAAAACGTTGTGCGTAAGAAATATCAATGCTTATCTCAAAGCACAATGCTCAACTTGTACAACCAATGTTAAAGAACCAGTAACAACTCCTCAAATATCTGAG GATGATTTTGGTCCACAAGCGTTCAAAAAGAAAACTGAATTCAaggctgaaaaaatttttgaggaTGAACCTGATGAACACAGTTTTGGAGGACATCGACATCATTTACGAAAAGAgcatgaaattaaaatttcag AAATTGAAGGGCTGTATCCGAACCCAAAAGACAAATGTAACAGTATTTTTATGTCCGTGGGAGGTCAATTGAAAACTGATAAACCACTCGATGTGGAGTTTGAAGCAACAAAACGGGGTATGTGGACTTGTCATTATCAGTTGAAATGGCCACAAAAAATGACAATAAGCGCAGTTGCtaaatcgaaaaatggtgcTGGAAAATTGGCCGCCTTGAAATGTCTCCAATGGCTTCAcaacaatggaaaaatgaagaatggaCATCCGATCGTTTATGAGAGCAAAGTCGTCCACGAAATGCTACGAAAAGCTACTGCTCTTGAAATTGAACCAGAAATGCTGAAAAACATGCAAAAAGTACTGGCTCGTTACGACAGTGACATTAAGCACCTGATTGATAACAGTAACTCACATAATATTGCAG atATCAAAGATATATCTATCGCTGAGGATATACGAGATCCAGTGGGTCGGTCATTCCCAGAATCTTGGCAACCAGCAAATATGTTACATCGTAATGATACACTTAGAAATCGATTGCTTGATCGACCTCAACGTCAGAGCCATGAATTACCAATTTCTGAATATCGCAATCAAATCATAGAGGAGATCCAGAATAGTCGAGTATTACTGATAAAAGGTGACACAGGCTGTGGAAAAACGACTCAGGTTCCTCAATATATTATGGAGTTTTTCGAGTCTCAAAGTAAAGCGACCGATTGTAATATGATCGTTGCTCAACCTCGACGAATTTCGGCTATTTCATTGGCCGAAAGAATCGCTTCGGAGAGAGCAGAACGTGTGGGCGACGTA gtcGGTTATCAAGTGCGCTTGAAACAAATATTGCCGTCGACGCCTGGTGGAATTCTGTTTTGCACAACGGGAATTTTGCTTCGTAAAATGCAACAGAATCCCAACCTCGAGGGAGTTTCTCACGTTATATTGGACGAGGCTCACGAGCGTACAATAAACACGGATATGTTGTTGGTGCTTTTGAAACGGGCTTTGCAGAACAACCCGAAACTCAAAGTCGTCGTAATGTCGGCAACGATAAACGCCGatctttttcaacaattttttgattgCAACGTCGTGGAAGTACCTGGAAGAACTTTTCCcgttaaaatgaattttctcgaggatgttgaaaatttaggaattcgTAGTAGTCATCAGTGGATAGGAGAACAAGAATTTCCCGATAGACCACTCGTCGACGCCCAAATGATCGGTCAACTCGTTTGTTGGATCACCAAAAAGAAACCACCTGGCGCTATCCTTGTCTTTCTTCCTGGTTGGGGCGAAATCGTCAAAGTTAAAAAATATCTTGAAGAACACAGCACTAGAAATAGCCAGCGCATTATCATTCCCGTCCACTCACGAATGTCGTATCAAGATcaacaaaaaatctttggacacCCTCCCGAAGGCTGGAGGAAAATTGTTTTGGCAACTGACATTGCTGAAACGGGCATCACCGTCACAGATGTTGTCTATGTCGTCGACTCCGCTACGCAAAAAGCTATGAAATATCACGAAAAGAAAGGCATTTCTAGCGTCGAAACTCAATACGCGTCGCAAGCTAATATTCAACAAAG GAAAGGGCGTGCAGGTCGTGTCCAACCTGGAGAAAGCTATCATTTGATCACGCGTTCGCATTTCGACACGTTACCCGTAGATCCATTACCGGAAGTCCTTCGTTCGTCCCTCGAAAAAACGGTCCTCGATTGCAAAACCTACAGTAACGAAAAGGCTGAAACCTTTTTGGGCAGCATGCCACAACCCCCGACTTTGTCAGCGGTGAGACAAGCAATTAAAGATCTCAGAGAATTAGGGGCGCTAGACGATAAAGAAAATTTAACAGCGCTCGGAAAACGAATTGCCCTCTTTACACTTCATCCGAAATTGAGCAAAGCCCTTgtatattcctccattttCAA TTGCGTTTCACCTATGGTGACAATAGTCTCTGCAATGTCGGCTGATAGTGAGATATTTGCTGGTACACTTCACGATAAAGTAGCAATCAGACGGACGAAACAAAAGTATCATCCGGCGAGTGATCATCTGAGCTTACGTTGGATATATTCCCAATGGGAGTCGCACAGTCAGCGTGGTAGAGAAGCAGCTACTCACTTCTGTAAAAGGACCAATTTATTCCCTGATAGAATGTTTACGTTATCGA AAGTACGTGACCTTCACGCAGATGGCCTTGTACAGTGTCGCATGTTGAATTCCCTCGAGGTATACGATGATACTGGAGAAACTGTCAATGAGTTTGCGGATCTGGATGAACTCGTTCGCGCAGTTCTTCTTGCTGGTCTCGATCAGTTCCTTCATCATCGAGATTTTGATATCAGGAAACAAAAGATTAAAAAAGGAACGTCCAGCTTTACTATGGA GGACGGAAACCGAGCAACTTTGACTCCAGAAAGTGTGAACTTCAAAAGAGAAACATGGCCAAGCCCATTTCTTACTTACGTTCGACGACAGCACAGCGAGGAACGAAGAACGACGTTAATTCGTGAAACTAGCATCGTTTCGCCCATCACGGTTTTACTCTTCAATCAAGCTCACGTTCAGGGACATCTG cgTTCGGGAGAACGAGATTCCGAAAATTCGATGCTAGATTTGACAATTACTGGACGTAAAAATTTCAGACTCACCTGTTCTCGAGA AGTCGCCGCTActcttcttcaatttcgtgatGCGATGTGGAGCATTGTTCGCTATCTCATTGAGAGACAAGGTCTTGTGGAAAATGGACCCGGCACAAATCTCCACAGCGTCGAGAATTTCAAAGAATACATGCTTCAAGTGCTTGTCCAAATTCTCAGCGATGCAGCTGAGCCAATCGATAGTCCTGATAAATCGACCAGTCAATCGACTTCAAAGTATTCCCTACGAGACGATGAAGAATCCGATTAG
- the LOC122416328 gene encoding putative deoxyribonuclease TATDN1, producing MATFRIISAVCYPCVRRAARSLTTDTCSTFRISMLLTRMTNLRKFIDIGANLLDPMYQGIYHGTQKHQSDLEMVLERSWDNNLSRIIITAGSVEETIKALELARTDVRLFTTVGCHPTRCNAFEDSGDPEEYLKSMTDLALNNRDKIIAIGEMGLDYDRLNFCNKETQKKYFEMQLSLCSSLKLPMFLHCRNAADDFVAILREHKDKLTEGVVHSFDGNPEEANNILQLGLYIGINGCSLRSEDNLFAVTSIPSDRLMIETDCPWCEIRPTHASAKDVITVFPSVKKEKWQPDKMVKGRNEPCTIVQILEVLARVRDEEEEYLCNQIYKNTMKVFFPYEL from the exons ATGGCGACGTTTCGAATTATATCAGCAGTGTGTTATCCATGTGTCAGAAGGGCCGCCCGGTCACTAACAACGGACACCTGCTCAACTTTTAGGATCTCCATGCTCTTAACGAGAATGAcgaatttacgaaaattcatAG ATATCGGAGCTAATTTATTGGATCCAATGTATCAAGGTATTTATCATGGTACGCAAAAACATCAAAGTGATTTGGAAATGGTTTTGGAACGAAGCTGGGACAACAACTTGTCCCGAATTATTATAACTGCTGGAAGCGTCGAGGAAACGATAAAAGCTCTAGAATTGGCGAGAACCGATG TGAGATTATTCACAACCGTGGGTTGTCATCCAACCCGTTGCAACGCTTTTGAGGATTCGGGTGACCCTGAAGAATATTTAAAGAGTATGACAGACTTGGCATTAAACAACAGGGATAAAATAATAGCGATCGGTGAAATGGGATTGGACTACGATCGTTTGAACTTCTGCAACAAAgaaacccaaaaaaaatattttgaaatgcaACTGTCCTTATGCTCAAGTTTGAAATTGCCCATGTTCCTGCATTGTCGCAACGCCGCTGACGATTTTGTTGCAATTCTGCGCGAGCACAAGGATAAATTAACCGAAGGTGTTGTACACTCATTTGATGGAAACCCAGAGGAAGCCAATAACATCCTACAACTTGGATTGTACATAGGCATAAATGGCTG ctCATTGAGATCTGAGGATAATTTATTTGCTGTGACAAGCATACCGTCGGACAGACTGATGATTGAGACTGATTGCCCATGGTGCGAAATACGACCAACTCACGCATCGGCGAAAGACGTTATCACTGTTTTTCCATcagtgaaaaaggaaaaatggcAACCCGACAAAATGGTGAAAGGACGCAACGAGCCTTGCACCATAGT TCAAATACTAGAAGTTTTGGCACGAGTGAGGGACGAGGAGGAAGAATATCTTTGTAACCAAATATACAAGAATACGATGAAAGTGTTTTTCCCGTACGAGCTCTGA